A section of the Humulus lupulus chromosome 2, drHumLupu1.1, whole genome shotgun sequence genome encodes:
- the LOC133813947 gene encoding uncharacterized protein LOC133813947, whose amino-acid sequence MDRIMSSNVRGLNTHHKQSEVKKLISYYKVRLIGLLETRVKAHKLGALYLHMFSSWCFTLNNAWNNGGRIVVAWNPTMFSVSIIKCSSQLIHLLVRPFDKGNGFYVSFVYGFNEEEGRVGLWEELSECVTQEPWLVFGDFNDILHKEERIGVKQGDDRIYSKIDRVMANQRWLDWYTAAEVGFLNEGMFDYCPAMLSVYPDVGKGLLKELNRKGFNELHSAHIKALQDLKECQDQLKGDLLNELLITKESKARKKYFQRYKNCIAPFFIKKQRSNGFKKEMRIQSFFMLAFGIEELKIEFTRLRLKKLENRIPVNKTVVRHGPVVSDFQARLLLEQFSMEDLKKVVFSIPGIKAPGPDGYCSYFFQDYWDNVRADFSEAVLSFLHTGRILKEINATTLTLIPKSKCLDNVSDYRPIACCNVIYKVATKLICTHLKHVLPELIAKNQGGFVHGRFIAHNIMICQDLVRHYGRKSCKPSCMIKLDLRKAYDTIEWGFIEEMLDAFQFPGEFVQLIMNCVRTPKFSLMFNGELHGFFDSKRGMEYLSRIMGKIRKRTDFRFHDRCEELMLNHLSFADDVLLFCNGDFKSVYFMLQGLKLFSKTSGLFPSEAKSAIYCGGMEENEVQRLFDASGFQRSSLPFRYLGVPICAKKISSKEYSVLLEKMTGCIRRWSTRNLSFAGRTTLINSVLISIHSYWSQLFLIPKRILKDINAICRAFLWHGTSIISSPGGIAWEKICRSKKARGLGFQNILAWNKAVLGKYVWEISSKKDDLWVKWEVKSWLHWQAKTVSLQQLVRWIARAKISKFKKLCFAACLASLVYHVWQARNDAFWSLKVARIDLIVKRITETVKNRVIFVWPKHLGKQDIEWFEKL is encoded by the exons ATGGATAGAATTATGTCTTCGAATGTGAGGGGTCTCAATACCCATCATAAACAGAGTGAGGTTAAGAAGTTAATCTCCTATTATAAGGTTAGGTTGATTGGGCTCCTGGAAACAAGGGTCAAGGCTCATAAATTGGGAGCTTTGTACCTTCATATGTTCTCGAGTTGGTGTTTCACTTTGAATAATGCGTGGAATAATGGAGGTCGTATTGTGGTGGCTTGGAATCCCACTATGTTTTCGGTTTCTATTATTAAATGTTCTAGCCAATTAATTCATCTTTTGGTTAGACCATTTGATAAAGGAAATGGTTTTTATGTCTCATTTGTGTATGGTTTTAATGAGGAGGAAGGGCGAGTTGGGTTGTGGGAGGAGCTGTCTGAATGTGTCACTCAAGAGCCTTGGCTGGTGTTTGGAGATTTCAATGATATTCTACATAAGGAAGAGAGGATTGGGGTGAAA CAAGGAGATGATAGAATATACTCTAAAATTGATAGAGTTATGGCAAATCAGAGGTGGCTAGATTGGTATACAGCAGCTGAAGTTGGTTTCTTGAATGAAGGCATGTTTGATTATTGCCCTGCCATGTTGTCTGTTTACCCTGATGTGGGGAAGG GTTTACTTAAGGAACTGAATAGAAAGGGGTTTAATGAGCTTCATTCGGCACATATCAAGGCTTTACAGGATCTCAAAGAGTGCCAGGACCAATTAAAAGGAGATTTGCTTAATGAGCTGTTGATAACTAAAGAATCAAAGGCTAGGAAAAAATATTTTCAGAGATACAAAAATTGTATTGCTCCTTTCTTCATCAAAAAGCAAAGGTCAAATGGcttcaagaaggagatgagaatACAGAGTTTTTTCATGCTAGCCTTCGGGATAGAAGAGCTTAAAATAGAATTTACTCGGTTAAGACTGAAAAAG CTGGAAAACAGAATTCCAGTTAACAAGACTGTGGTTAGACATGGGCCAGTTGTGAGTGATTTTCAAGCTCGATTATTACTGGAGCAATTTTCTATGGAAGATTTAAAGAAAGTAGTGTTTTCTATTCCTGGTATAAAAGCTCCTGGTCCGGATGGGTATTGTAGCTATTTTTTCCAAGATTATTGGGATAATGTTAGGGCTGATTTTAGTGAGGCAGTGCTGTCTTTTCTCCACACAGGCAGGATATTAAAGGAAATTAATGCTACTACCCTTACTCTTATTCCTAAGAGTAAGTGCCTAGATAATGTCAGTGATTATAGACCTATTGCATGCTGCAATGTGATTTACAAGGTGGCCACAAAATTAATCTGTACTCATTTAAAGCATGTATTGCCAGAGTTGATTGCTAAGAATCAAGGTGgatttgttcatggtagatttatTGCACACAATATTATGATATGTCAAGACCTTGTGCGTCATTATGGTAGGAAGAGCTGCAAACCTAGTTGTATGATAAAACTTGATCTCAGGAAGGCTTATGACACCATAGAATGGGGATTCATAGAAGAAATGTTGGATGCGTTTCAGTTTCCTGGTGAGTTTGTTCAACTTATTATGAACTGTGTTCGAACTCCTAAGTTTTCTTTGATGTTTAATGGTGAGTTGCATGGTTTCTTTGACTCCAAAAGAG GCATGGAATACTTGTCTCGAATTATGGGAAAGATTAGGAAGAGAACTGATTTTAGATTCCATGATCGTTGTGAGGAACTTATGTTGAACCACCTTAGCTTTGCTGATGATGTATTATTATTCTGCAATGGCGACTTCAAATCGGTCTATTTCATGTTGCAAGGATTGAAGTTATTTTCCAAGACCTCGGGTTTATTCCCAAGTGAAGCGAAATCAGCCATTTATTGTGGAGGCATGGAGGAAAATGAGGTTCAGCGTCTGTTTGATGCCTCTGGTTTTCAGCGAAGCTCCTTGCCTTTCAGATACTTGGGAGTGCCAATTTGTGCTAAAAAAATTTCTTCCAAGGAGTATTCGGTTCTCCTTGAGAAAATGACTGGGTGTATAAGACGGTGGAGCACTAGAAATCTGTCTTTTGCTGGGAGGACCACTCTTATTAACTCGGTTCTCATTTCTATTCACTCATATTGGAGTCAATTATTTCTTATCCCGAAAAGAATTCTGAAGGATATCAATGCTATTTGTCGGGCTTTCCTGTGGCACGGGACATCAATTATTTCAAGTCCGGGAGGGATTGCTTGGGAGAAAATTTGTAGATCTAAAAAGGCTAGAGGGCTAGGCTTCCAAAATATTCTGGCCTGGAATAAAGCAGTGCTTGGGAAGTATGTCTGGGAAATTTCATCTAAGAAGGATGACCTGTGGGTTAAGTGG GAAGTCAAAAGCTGGCTCCATTGGCAAGCTAAAACTGTTTCACTGCAGCAGCTAGTTAGGTGGATTGCTCGTGCTAAGATAAGCAAGTTCAAGAAGCTCTGCTTTGCTGCTTGCCTTGCTTCCCTGGTGTATCATGTTTGGCAAGCCAGAAATGATGCCTTTTGGTCCTTAAAAGTAGCtagaattgatttaattgtaaaAAGGATAACTGAAACTGTTAAAAATAGAGTTATATTTGTTTGGCCTAAGCATCTTGGCAAGCAAGATATAGAATGGTTTGAGAAATTATAG
- the LOC133813948 gene encoding phospholipase A1-IIdelta-like: protein MATTTVATPTKTSPTWEELLGSNNWDGLVEPELDENLRKFILRCGDFCQATYDCFNSNPISSQCGNSRYGKDTFFHDVMLENQSRYQVVSFLYATSGLGDIQKKLFLHPNKDVKGSGIIGWDSESNWMGYVAVTTDKVSKANGRRVIYVAWRGTITNAEWQSNVFGANPVPAKPLLSDPASAKAEFFLWWGKDEPKIHEGWLSIYTSDNSASEYVKTSARVQLTTTIKELREKYKNEKLSVVVTGHSLGGALATISAFDLVENDVVGDDVQVSAFVFGCPQVGNTELKTRVEAHSNLKILHVKNVRDLVPKLPDMELQIYVPFDTVDLEVDTNKSPYLKSKYITDTLGDFHNLQANLHMVAGWNGPDSKFGLKVKRSLALVNKSCRFLKEEFKVPEFWWVEKNKGMVYDDETQEWVLDPPPPANQMLKMSTN from the coding sequence ATGGCAACCACTACTGTAGCCACGCCCACCAAAACCTCCCCAACATGGGAAGAACTCCTTGGCAGCAACAACTGGGATGGCCTTGTGGAGCCGGAGCTTGACGAAAACTTGCGTAAGTTCATCCTCAGGTGCGGCGACTTCTGCCAAGCCACCTACGACTGCTTTAACTCCAACCCCATCTCCTCACAGTGCGGCAATAGTCGCTACGGCAAGGATACCTTCTTCCACGACGTCATGCTGGAAAACCAGTCACGCTACCAAGTCGTCTCATTCCTCTACGCCACCTCCGGCCTCGGCGATATCCAGAAGAAATTGTTTTTGCATCCCAATAAAGATGTTAAGGGCAGCGGCATAATCGGCTGGGACAGTGAGTCCAACTGGATGGGCTACGTAGCCGTGACTACGGACAAAGTTAGCAAAGCCAATGGCCGCCGGGTGATTTACGTGGCTTGGCGTGGGACCATAACTAATGCAGAATGGCAGAGCAATGTGTTTGGGGCAAATCCTGTGCCCGCCAAGCCATTGCTCTCTGATCCAGCATCGGCGAAAGCAGAGTTTTTCTTGTGGTGGGGAAAAGATGAGCCCAAAATCCACGAGGGCTGGCTCTCAATCTACACCTCGGATAATAGCGCTTCGGAGTACGTGAAGACGAGTGCGAGAGTTCAACTCACCACCACTATCAAAGAGCTGAGGGAGAAATACAAAAACGAGAAGCTTAGCGTTGTGGTGACAGGACACAGTCTTGGTGGGGCTCTGGCAACTATAAGCGCCTTCGACCTCGTTGAAAACGACGTCGTTGGTGATGATGTCCAAGTCTCGGCTTTCGTGTTTGGATGTCCTCAAGTGGGCAACACTGAGTTAAAGACCAGAGTGGAAGCACACTCGAACCTTAAGATTCTTCACGTGAAGAATGTTCGTGATCTCGTACCGAAACTTCCTGATATGGAACTTCAGATATATGTCCCTTTTGATACGGTTGACCTTGAGGTCGATACCAACAAGTCGCCTTACTTGAAATCAAAATATATAACTGATACCTTGGGCGATTTCCACAACTTACAGGCGAATTTGCATATGGTGGCCGGGTGGAATGGACCGGACAGCAAGTTTGGGCTGAAGGTGAAGagaagcttggctttggtgaacAAGTCTTGTAGATTCCTAAAGGAGGAGTTCAAAGTGCCCGAATTTTGGTGGGTGGAGAAGAACAAAGGGATGGTGTACGACGATGAAACTCAAGAATGGGTTTTGGATCCTCCACCTCCAGCAAATCAGATGCTCAAGATGTCTACAAATTAA